GAGCAATACACCAAAGCTAAGCGCCTTTATGAGGCGGACGCAGAGCAACCCCCGTTGGCCTTTAGCGTCATCGGAGATTATGAGAACGTCATGCAACTGATTGGTTGCTGCTATCTCATGCATCGACGTGACCTGCTTCCCCGAATCGTCGACATGTTTGACCCAGCTTATCGAGGGCAGGACACGCTGTACGAAGACCTCTTGTCGTATGAGTTCGCGGGCCGCGTCGACGTAGATAGCTGGTTCCACGATGTTCCTTACCGTCCGCTCGTTTTTTCCCTGTATCGCGAGACGAAAGATGAATGCATCAGCGACATCATCGAATATCTTGAGGCTTGGTATCCGGGTATGACCTCCGCGCCATGGCACGACGGCCATCTTGAGGCCCAGAAGAATGGCAAGGGGGCATATGTCGGCTACTGGGCGATAGAGGCCGCCGCCGCGGTCTACCTGTTGAAGGTTGATGACGGTTCATTCCGAGACCATCTTCTCTACCCGAAAGACCTCGCCGACTTCGCACGCGACTTCGACGCATCGACGAGTAAAGCGCCGGCAGTCGCAGAGAGCGGGGCAAAGACTGTGCGCACAGGCCAGACCTGCCCAGAAACCGGCATCTGGAAAGCGCAAGGCCATCTCGTGCCCGGTGTACGGGTGCAGCAGGGCGAGCGTATGCCAGAGGTGTTCGCCCCAGACCGGTCAGGTGCATACCGCTCCCAGCCTGCGCTCTGGGAGTTTGAACGCAAGGATTGACCCAGCAGACGAATGCCGAACGTGCGCATGCCCCGCGAAATACACGTCGCGGGGCGAATGTGGTCGATGTCGAGGCAATGTTCGTGATACGGCACTGCGCTCATCGCACAACACGACGCTGCAATTCAACACAGCTAGCGCTCACCTGCATACGAACCGAGTCAGACGCCCGCCCACTCGGTGGGCAGCGATTCCGCCTGCTGGAGCACAGTATCGGTTGCTTCTTCCTGCCGGTCGACCGGGTATATTTCCGGGAAGTCGAAAGCGAATAAACCGAGGCAAATGCCGGGCAGAGAGGAATGTCATCCGGCGCCCGGACTGCAACCAACTCAGGTCTGGACAGGCATGCTCGCGACTTGAGTCGTTCCTTCGACCACACCAGCATCGACAGCACCCGCAGAGTCTGCGGAACTCTTCGGCACACGTGCTTTTCGGGCAACGGGCGCCTTTGCGGCTGCACTCCCATTCGGAGCAATTTTTCGAGCCACCGCCTTCTTGGCAACTGTCTTCTTCGTTGCTGCCACCTTCTTCGCGGCGGTTTTCTTAGCCGCGGGCTTGACCGGCTTTGCCTTCGGCGCGGTAGCCATTTCGTTCTCGTCGGCAATCAAAAACTTCGACCGGTCTTTCACACTCGCGAGCCAAGCCGGCGCGCGGCCGCGACCACTCCATGTAGCCCCCGACTTGGGGTCACGATAAAGCGCCGGTTGCGGGGCCTTCACTTGGTTTCCTGCCTTCGCCACCTTTGCCGGCGCCTTAGCAGTCGCCGCGGCGCTCGACGAAGCTCCGTCAACGAGGAACTTGGCGCGGTCCTTTGCGTTCGCAATCCAAGCCGGTGTGCGGCCGCGACCCGACCACGTCTCGCCAGTCTTCGGGTTCTGGTACTTCGGTTCAGCAACCACTGCCGGCTTCGCCGCATTCTTGGCGCGCTTGCGACCATAAATCTGGTCTTCGGTGATACCGTACTCAGCGACGAGCTCGCGAACCTGCGCAATGACTGCTTCAAGCTCTGCCATGCGCGCTGCTTCAGTGCGCTCCTGGAGCGCGTCGAGCTGCGCCTTCAGTGCCTTATAGTTTCCGGCCATTTATAAATTCTCCCGTTTTTAAGAAAAATTTGCATATCTGAGCAATCTAATTGTTGCTCGACCGAAGTATATCCTCGGCTCGTACCGGACAAGAGCGGAGTTTGTTGCCCGCAGTCAATACTCTGAGAGAGTTGGACGACCTTATGCCGCTGCAAATCTCGCAGCGCGAGGATGATGGTGTCTTTCCAGAGTCGGGTGAACATGCCGCTGCCTTTGAGACCTTTGTTCTTTTGCTCCATGTGTCGTCTCTCTCGTCTGCAGAAACTTTGGCCCGCAGAAATCAAAGGGGCGCGCTCCGGCGCCGACAAAAAAACACAGGTCGCGGTTGTGTACCCGTTACTTCGCTGGAACGTGTGCCACTGTTTCGCCTGCCCCGACTCTAGGGGCAGGCGCAATCGATTACGAATACCTCAACCTGTGAGTCTCAAATGGTCCGTCATCAACCAGGCGGTCGTCAACCAATCGCCAAAGACGGAATCCGCCGTCGCGTCCTTCCTTTCCGACCATGAAGACACGGCCGTAGGTAATGTGGTGTGCGGCTGCCTTAGCCCTGTCGTACTGCTGAAGTTGCGGTCCCTTTAGTTCCAGCAAAGCAATTCCGCCTCCTTCGGAGCGACCAGCTATTCTAATTACGAAGTCAGGAAAGAAACCGACGCCGCCGGACCATTGATATAAGCTGACTGACTCTGGTCTATGGACAGGGTTGCGATGCCACCATACGACCTCCTTCGCCGAGTCGATGTGCTCCGCGAATTCGCGTTCCTGAGGTGACAGGCTGTCCGGGAAAACACCATAGATGTTGCGCTTCGCCGGCAGCAAAGGGCTGGGGCTTTCTATCGCAGATGGAAGTTTCACGATTGTCGCTTCGACATTTTCGGCGCGTACGCGCTTGTACGCTTGACGAATCAAGCTTTCATTACGTACAAGCACCAACTCCAGTTGTCGAGTAAGTTGCTCCTCCGTGTCCGGCAATTCGTGCCCCTCTTCCTGCAGCGCGCTTTTGAACCGCTCCTTCAGCGCAAGCAGCAGTTCCCGTCGGTCGAGTTCATCAAACTCGAATGCGATTTGGCGCGCGCGGTCTGCAATTGCGGCCGGAGACACGTTGGCCCAAACATCGTGGTCTTCCGGAGACGTTTTGGAAAACACGTCTTCGACCCGTTCAGTCACGCGGGACCGAACTTTATATCGGTCGCCTAGCACCTTACTGAAATCGATATGTGCGACGAGACGCTCTTCCACGTCGTCCGGAGCAGCTGGTAACTTCTCCGCCACCAGAGTCGACGGCATGCCTTCCTTGAGCGAATATCGCTGGCCACCCGATTGCGCTTCTAACTCGAACGCGCGCGTTAGAGGAGACGCTTCCGCAAAGCCGTGCACGAGTTTTTGCGATACATCGGGGCCTTCCGGATTCAACGTCTCAAACAACGCGGCTTGAATTGCCGTCGGTGCGGACAAAGGCACGTCATCGACGCCCTCATCTTCAGGAGGTTCTAGGCCTTCGGGCGTGACGCTGCTCTCGTCATGCAAGAGCGACAGTGATTCACCCGGATGAACTACTTGTACGGTCGCACTGCCAGCAAGAACCGTGACGACAGTCGATGGATTTGCCGAAGCGAGTTGCTGAGGCATCTGATTGATTCTCGCCGCAGCGCCGACTAACCCTTCCTGAGCTTCACTATTCGCAAGAAACACATAACCGTAGTTTAGGACGGCGGGAACGGACTCGAGCTTTCCTTGCAGCAGTCTGTGCACACGCATAATGCGTCCCACAACTTGGATGCCGAAATCGGTGTCGCGATTTCCACGTAACGCTGCCAGCGTAAAGGCGCGAGGCGCATCAAAGCCGGTCGCTATCGCCATCTTGAAGATGATAACTTCGACCTGAGGGTCGTCAGCCAGTGCCGCCAGACTGGGGTCTGGCTCGTCGGCTGTATGCACGCGAACCGCTTCCTCAGAAAATTTCAGAGGTCCAGTTAGGTATTCCCGCGCCTTTTGTAGAGCTTGTCCGCCGTTGGGTACCTGAACAAGCATGAGGGGTGTCAGTGCTATCCCGATGTTGGCCAATGTCTCCTTGATTCGTCGGTGCATCGTTGCGCATTCCGACATCGCGACTTCTTCGAAGGCCAGCAACTGCGCATCGTCATGATTCTTAGCGATGAAACGTGCCGCTTTGACGCTCCGTTTCAGTAATTGAGCATCAACACCTTCCTTGCGAGTGATGGATGCCCATTCGGAAGGACCGCCGATGCGGTAACCCGTTTGCTGAGAGAATTTCTCCGCGTCCGCATCACGCGGCGTTGCGGTCATCATTAGCACGAAGTCGGGTTGGACTACATTCGCAAAAAATTTACTGGCTTCCGACGCCCGAACAAATCCGTGATGAGCTTCGTCGACAACGACGCCGATTCGAAAATTTTCGTGACGAGCCTGCACAAGAAGGTCGTCGATGGCTAGCCCGGCCTCACCACTCTGTCGCGCCAGACGAGAATCCTTGCTTCGAGCGGCCACCGTTTGCCACGTCAGTACAAAAGTGGCGCCGGGCAACAGATTCTCCGCGCGCCGGCCTGATTCGATATCAAGTTGGGTAAGATTCGGTGCTTGGCTGGTCAACGCAGTCTTAGCTTGGTCGATGACACCAGCGAAAGGAGCAAACCAAATCCACAAGACTCTTTCTTCGGCTGAGAATCGGCTGAGCAGTTCGCAAGCAATGAGCGTTTTGCCAATCCCGGTCGGGGCTTGAAGCAATACGCACGCGTCCGCACGACGAAGCCTGTTCAGCTCGACCTCAGATGCATCTTTGCCGAGCGCATCGTAGCGAGACTTCAATGCGCGGAACCTGCTAAGCAACGCCTCAATATGTTGCTTCTGAAACGACATTGGGCTGATTCGGCTCATTCCGACACCTCTAGTTCTTCTCTGAGTTCGGTTACACGTGCGTTTCCTTGCTTGAAAATTCGTCGCAAGTCGCCAGGTATGGCCACGATACTTATCTGGTCGGCAAGGTCACCCAAAGCGCTTACCACAGCTTGCGGAGCCCACGTCAACACGACAACCTTTCCGTCGAAGCCCTTTAATTGGACGACGAGTCTGTCCAACGTTGAGTGACGGGTGTTCGCACAATATGCGATTAGATGGTTGCCATTCACCGAGGTGGCCAATGGTAAATCCAGTGCAGTGACTGGATGGTCGCATGCCATTAGGGCGAAATTCCATACCATCTCATCGGTCAGGTGCTCTTCCAGTCGATGCATGGCGACCGGCTTCGCGCGTAGGTATGCGAATTCTCCACCGAGGCCCGGCACTGCGCCATTGCGCGTAGACCGATAGCCTTCAATCACATCACGAACTCGTTTTGCACACACGTCGCGGCAAAGATTCTTGTCCGGGTCTTCGTCGGTTGCTTCTCGGCTCGAGACGAGA
The nucleotide sequence above comes from Burkholderia pyrrocinia. Encoded proteins:
- a CDS encoding DEAD/DEAH box helicase; this translates as MSRISPMSFQKQHIEALLSRFRALKSRYDALGKDASEVELNRLRRADACVLLQAPTGIGKTLIACELLSRFSAEERVLWIWFAPFAGVIDQAKTALTSQAPNLTQLDIESGRRAENLLPGATFVLTWQTVAARSKDSRLARQSGEAGLAIDDLLVQARHENFRIGVVVDEAHHGFVRASEASKFFANVVQPDFVLMMTATPRDADAEKFSQQTGYRIGGPSEWASITRKEGVDAQLLKRSVKAARFIAKNHDDAQLLAFEEVAMSECATMHRRIKETLANIGIALTPLMLVQVPNGGQALQKAREYLTGPLKFSEEAVRVHTADEPDPSLAALADDPQVEVIIFKMAIATGFDAPRAFTLAALRGNRDTDFGIQVVGRIMRVHRLLQGKLESVPAVLNYGYVFLANSEAQEGLVGAAARINQMPQQLASANPSTVVTVLAGSATVQVVHPGESLSLLHDESSVTPEGLEPPEDEGVDDVPLSAPTAIQAALFETLNPEGPDVSQKLVHGFAEASPLTRAFELEAQSGGQRYSLKEGMPSTLVAEKLPAAPDDVEERLVAHIDFSKVLGDRYKVRSRVTERVEDVFSKTSPEDHDVWANVSPAAIADRARQIAFEFDELDRRELLLALKERFKSALQEEGHELPDTEEQLTRQLELVLVRNESLIRQAYKRVRAENVEATIVKLPSAIESPSPLLPAKRNIYGVFPDSLSPQEREFAEHIDSAKEVVWWHRNPVHRPESVSLYQWSGGVGFFPDFVIRIAGRSEGGGIALLELKGPQLQQYDRAKAAAHHITYGRVFMVGKEGRDGGFRLWRLVDDRLVDDGPFETHRLRYS
- a CDS encoding H-NS family nucleoid-associated regulatory protein; amino-acid sequence: MAGNYKALKAQLDALQERTEAARMAELEAVIAQVRELVAEYGITEDQIYGRKRAKNAAKPAVVAEPKYQNPKTGETWSGRGRTPAWIANAKDRAKFLVDGASSSAAATAKAPAKVAKAGNQVKAPQPALYRDPKSGATWSGRGRAPAWLASVKDRSKFLIADENEMATAPKAKPVKPAAKKTAAKKVAATKKTVAKKAVARKIAPNGSAAAKAPVARKARVPKSSADSAGAVDAGVVEGTTQVASMPVQT
- a CDS encoding PoNe immunity protein domain-containing protein, whose product is MSDDFDSKRRQRFLGEDYFKWLMESLSDDVTYWSENIAPTGETESERKAATALYLSSYRYRRFLLMYTGGTDIGLLRVELESVVDSFEQYTKAKRLYEADAEQPPLAFSVIGDYENVMQLIGCCYLMHRRDLLPRIVDMFDPAYRGQDTLYEDLLSYEFAGRVDVDSWFHDVPYRPLVFSLYRETKDECISDIIEYLEAWYPGMTSAPWHDGHLEAQKNGKGAYVGYWAIEAAAAVYLLKVDDGSFRDHLLYPKDLADFARDFDASTSKAPAVAESGAKTVRTGQTCPETGIWKAQGHLVPGVRVQQGERMPEVFAPDRSGAYRSQPALWEFERKD